One segment of Acidimicrobiales bacterium DNA contains the following:
- a CDS encoding serine/threonine-protein kinase encodes MTSFRDTARMPTLAGRYSVGELLGRGGMGEVRAGWDKVLDRPVAVKVLREDVASDPLVRRRFESEARAAARLVHPNIVQVYDSGEDRGIPFMVMERLPGHSLRDEIAKRKLSPQEACDIALQVLAALDAAHESGLLHRDIKPANILRSSRGQWKVADFGIAKSVQPSGDDTVTGVVLGTPAYLPPERLLGGDATASGDLYALGVILYEALAGGKPYQATDPAGWVSATTAGPTPLNHVRPDVPPALAAAIERSMSRDPGQRFVGAGEMTAAIQAAPSGQSHEPTGWTAIAPATPFDDQATEVLPAGAVRRHRRFRPAGLAAVLAVLVAASIALAATEGGGSARTPPTTVQVTTTIAPPTTLPVVTTPPVQHHPDGKGAGGGGGGDQGDHGG; translated from the coding sequence GTGACCTCGTTCCGCGATACGGCGCGCATGCCGACTCTCGCAGGGCGCTATTCGGTCGGCGAACTCCTCGGGCGGGGAGGCATGGGAGAGGTGCGCGCCGGTTGGGACAAGGTCCTCGATCGGCCGGTTGCCGTCAAGGTCCTACGCGAGGACGTCGCCTCGGACCCCCTCGTCCGGCGCCGATTCGAATCCGAAGCAAGGGCAGCGGCACGGCTGGTGCACCCGAACATCGTCCAGGTCTATGACTCCGGCGAGGATCGTGGCATCCCGTTCATGGTGATGGAAAGGCTCCCCGGTCACTCCCTTCGCGACGAGATCGCGAAGCGCAAACTGTCGCCGCAAGAGGCCTGCGACATCGCGCTTCAGGTGCTGGCAGCGCTGGACGCTGCGCACGAGTCCGGGTTGTTGCACCGCGACATCAAGCCGGCGAACATCCTCCGCTCGAGTCGGGGACAGTGGAAGGTCGCCGACTTCGGGATCGCAAAGAGCGTTCAGCCGTCCGGGGACGACACTGTAACCGGGGTTGTGCTCGGTACGCCCGCCTACCTCCCACCCGAGCGACTGTTGGGAGGCGACGCGACAGCGAGCGGAGACCTGTACGCCCTTGGCGTCATCCTCTACGAGGCGCTGGCGGGGGGAAAGCCGTACCAAGCGACTGACCCCGCTGGCTGGGTATCCGCGACGACCGCCGGACCGACGCCGCTCAACCATGTCCGGCCGGACGTTCCGCCGGCCCTGGCCGCCGCGATCGAGCGCAGCATGTCCAGAGACCCGGGGCAGCGGTTCGTGGGCGCCGGCGAGATGACGGCGGCTATCCAAGCGGCTCCGTCCGGCCAGAGTCACGAGCCAACCGGTTGGACGGCGATCGCCCCGGCGACGCCCTTCGACGACCAGGCGACGGAGGTGCTTCCGGCCGGCGCCGTCCGCCGGCACAGGCGGTTCCGGCCGGCCGGCTTGGCTGCGGTTCTCGCCGTACTGGTGGCCGCTTCCATTGCACTGGCCGCAACCGAAGGCGGGGGTAGCGCGCGCACGCCTCCCACGACTGTGCAGGTGACCACCACGATTGCGCCTCCGACCACGTTGCCGGTCGTCACGACTCCGCCCGTACAACATCATCCGGACGGCAAGGGTGCCGGGGGCGGGGGCGGCGGGGATCAAGGCGACCACGGCGGCTGA
- a CDS encoding LLM class flavin-dependent oxidoreductase, producing MKVRFAVSAGAGRPDPAELKGFVTVAERLGFDTLWFSDLPVLPSTDPMLSVAMAAAWTERIKLGVNLVPFGYEPFVFARQVAQLDRLSGGRLLLTIVPGLDQPGERGALGIGKAHRGNLLDDLIPKLRSFWAGDTVGAGGAVEASDASGAGGGVEAGDASGAGGGVEAGSAPEEIPALPTTPLQDPLEIWLGGSGPEAVVRAGRLSDGWLGSLMTPARAEEIKVRIEQEATAAGRTIDPEHFGLSIGYAREKSDLERTTPIRRRPPVDLSEVVPIGRQGLRDLVGDLIDSGLSKFVVRRIAPASSSEDELAWLADSLLDLQT from the coding sequence ATGAAGGTCCGCTTCGCAGTATCCGCCGGCGCCGGACGGCCCGATCCGGCTGAGCTGAAGGGTTTCGTCACCGTCGCCGAGCGTTTGGGCTTCGACACGCTCTGGTTCTCGGACCTCCCGGTCCTGCCGTCCACCGACCCGATGTTGTCGGTTGCGATGGCAGCAGCCTGGACGGAGCGCATCAAGCTCGGGGTGAACCTGGTCCCCTTCGGATACGAACCGTTCGTGTTCGCAAGGCAGGTGGCTCAACTCGACCGTTTGAGCGGCGGGAGGCTCCTGCTCACGATCGTGCCGGGGTTGGACCAGCCGGGCGAACGGGGAGCGCTAGGGATCGGCAAGGCCCACAGGGGGAACCTCCTCGACGACCTCATCCCCAAACTGCGGTCGTTTTGGGCCGGCGACACGGTCGGTGCCGGCGGTGCGGTCGAAGCCAGCGACGCAAGCGGAGCCGGCGGCGGGGTCGAAGCCGGCGACGCAAGCGGAGCCGGCGGCGGGGTCGAAGCCGGCAGTGCCCCGGAGGAGATCCCGGCCCTCCCGACGACACCCTTGCAGGACCCACTCGAGATCTGGCTCGGAGGCTCGGGACCCGAGGCGGTGGTCCGCGCGGGCCGGCTTTCGGATGGATGGTTGGGATCGTTGATGACTCCCGCCCGAGCCGAGGAGATCAAGGTCCGTATCGAGCAAGAAGCCACGGCCGCGGGCCGGACGATAGACCCGGAGCATTTCGGGCTCAGCATCGGCTACGCCCGGGAGAAGAGCGACCTGGAAAGGACCACGCCCATACGCCGCCGGCCGCCGGTCGATCTCAGCGAGGTCGTGCCGATCGGGAGACAGGGTCTGCGCGACCTCGTGGGCGACCTGATCGACTCAGGCTTGTCCAAGTTCGTGGTGAGGCGCATCGCTCCTGCATCGTCCTCGGAGGACGAGCTTGCCTGGCTGGCGGACTCCCTGCTCGACCTGCAGACCTGA
- a CDS encoding Clp protease N-terminal domain-containing protein: MLDRYSAEARKAVALAHDEAHQLGHPYVGTEHLLLGLLAEGDNAAARSLQRAGASLALCREKVAEALASRSGPRARSDLAGVPSERLEMTDRATRALDRAGRLSARLKSDEVETSHMLVSVLDVEGTAGQVLRGLSVDLTAVRDGLAGEVTEGGPTGVERDPLKEAGAAGLADSVLAQSSEQPASPAFTHPLCATCGAPLDSSMAHAVVSSPSGADFDVAYCTVCGATFGATRKSRR; this comes from the coding sequence GTGCTCGACCGCTACAGCGCGGAGGCCCGTAAAGCGGTGGCCCTCGCCCATGACGAGGCCCACCAGTTGGGGCACCCGTATGTTGGAACGGAGCACCTGCTGCTCGGGCTTCTCGCCGAGGGTGACAACGCCGCCGCACGGTCGTTGCAACGCGCTGGAGCGTCGCTCGCATTGTGCCGGGAGAAAGTCGCCGAGGCCTTGGCGAGCCGGAGCGGTCCCCGAGCCCGCTCGGACCTAGCGGGCGTTCCTTCCGAGCGGCTAGAGATGACCGACCGCGCGACCAGGGCGCTCGACCGAGCCGGACGGTTGTCTGCGCGGCTGAAGAGCGACGAGGTGGAAACCTCGCACATGCTGGTGAGCGTCCTCGACGTTGAGGGGACAGCCGGTCAGGTCCTGAGGGGCTTGTCCGTCGATCTGACCGCGGTCCGCGACGGGCTCGCGGGAGAGGTCACCGAAGGGGGCCCGACGGGCGTGGAAAGAGATCCGTTGAAAGAGGCTGGTGCCGCGGGTCTCGCTGACTCGGTTCTCGCCCAATCCTCCGAACAACCAGCATCACCCGCGTTCACCCATCCGCTGTGCGCGACCTGCGGTGCGCCGCTGGATTCGTCCATGGCGCACGCGGTGGTTTCGTCACCCTCCGGCGCCGACTTCGACGTGGCCTACTGCACCGTGTGCGGGGCGACGTTCGGCGCGACCCGGAAATCCCGCAGATAG
- a CDS encoding GlsB/YeaQ/YmgE family stress response membrane protein, whose amino-acid sequence MVLTLFLVLVVLFVVFPLVGLAAGALISTLFVGLIIGALARLVVPGRQPLSLLMTIFAGLIGAIVGAFVGDRVLYVGGFATTLLEIGVAAVVVAALSAPRNRRITRIR is encoded by the coding sequence GTGGTCCTGACGCTGTTTCTGGTCCTGGTGGTCCTGTTCGTAGTGTTTCCGCTGGTGGGCCTGGCCGCCGGGGCCCTAATTTCGACGTTGTTCGTTGGCCTTATCATCGGCGCCCTTGCCCGCCTCGTGGTGCCGGGGCGGCAGCCCCTGAGCCTCCTGATGACGATCTTCGCCGGCCTGATCGGGGCGATCGTCGGCGCGTTCGTCGGAGACCGGGTCCTCTACGTCGGTGGGTTCGCGACGACGCTGCTCGAGATCGGCGTCGCGGCCGTCGTGGTCGCCGCGCTGTCGGCGCCGAGGAACCGCAGGATCACCCGGATTCGCTGA
- a CDS encoding amidase family protein, giving the protein MKLDSELAWIDATETAGLIAQKEITPIEAVDAAIARAERAQPLLNFLAADLFERARGRAAGIAPASERNAPFSGVPFLVKDMYDVAGVPTRWGARFGPLLPPASANSPQVDRFEAAGLVVLGKSALGEIGFLPTTEPLASGPTHNPWDLDMSPGGSSGGSAAAVAAGVVPIADAADGGGSIRIPASACGVFGLKPSTGRLVGHQDAAGGYPLTVEHCLSRSVRDSAALFAFMELEDLPEGLPRVGHVAGPSKRRLRVGVLSRGFGGSAPDGDVAAALEAAGTLLGSLGHQVDEASYPFDTGPIMADFSVLYANAALGVSHLVAGVIGHEPDETLLEPFTLAMAAAAASMPEGALDETKQRLESVKPMYQSTFEEFDVILSPVTLTPTVPIGYIDGGVPFDDLVTRIGGYADCTVLHNIVGAPAMSVPLHWTPGGLPVGVQFSAAVGDERTLFELAYELEQAHPWRDRRPPIFTLP; this is encoded by the coding sequence ATGAAGCTCGATTCCGAACTCGCGTGGATCGACGCGACCGAGACCGCCGGCTTGATAGCCCAGAAGGAGATAACCCCGATCGAGGCTGTCGATGCAGCGATCGCCAGAGCGGAACGAGCCCAGCCGCTGCTCAACTTCCTCGCCGCCGACCTCTTCGAGCGAGCCCGGGGACGGGCGGCGGGCATTGCGCCTGCCTCGGAACGGAATGCTCCTTTTTCCGGCGTGCCCTTTCTGGTGAAGGACATGTACGACGTCGCCGGCGTGCCGACCCGATGGGGAGCGCGTTTTGGGCCGCTGCTTCCGCCGGCATCCGCGAACAGCCCGCAAGTAGACAGGTTCGAAGCGGCCGGCTTGGTGGTGCTCGGCAAGTCTGCGTTGGGGGAGATCGGTTTTCTGCCCACGACCGAGCCGCTGGCATCGGGTCCGACCCACAACCCGTGGGACCTCGATATGTCGCCGGGAGGCTCTTCCGGAGGCTCGGCCGCAGCAGTCGCCGCCGGCGTCGTGCCGATCGCAGACGCAGCAGACGGCGGTGGGTCGATCAGGATCCCCGCATCGGCTTGCGGCGTGTTCGGGCTGAAGCCGTCGACCGGCCGCCTCGTCGGGCACCAGGATGCCGCCGGCGGCTACCCGCTGACCGTCGAGCACTGCTTATCGCGCTCAGTCCGGGACTCGGCTGCATTGTTCGCGTTCATGGAGCTCGAAGACCTGCCGGAGGGACTTCCGCGCGTCGGGCATGTCGCAGGTCCGTCGAAGCGACGCCTCCGCGTCGGCGTCCTTTCTCGGGGTTTCGGCGGCAGTGCTCCCGATGGCGACGTTGCCGCCGCGCTCGAGGCGGCTGGCACGCTCCTCGGTAGCCTCGGCCATCAAGTCGACGAGGCGTCGTATCCGTTCGACACCGGGCCGATCATGGCGGACTTCTCGGTTCTCTATGCCAACGCCGCTTTGGGTGTGAGCCATCTGGTTGCCGGCGTCATCGGCCACGAGCCCGACGAGACGCTGCTGGAACCGTTTACTCTCGCCATGGCAGCCGCCGCCGCGTCGATGCCGGAAGGGGCGCTCGACGAGACCAAGCAGCGGCTCGAGTCGGTGAAGCCGATGTACCAGTCGACGTTCGAGGAATTCGATGTCATCCTCTCGCCGGTGACCCTGACGCCAACGGTGCCGATCGGTTACATAGATGGTGGCGTGCCGTTCGACGACCTCGTGACCCGGATCGGCGGTTACGCCGACTGCACCGTGTTGCACAACATCGTCGGTGCCCCCGCGATGAGTGTCCCGCTCCATTGGACGCCCGGCGGGTTGCCGGTCGGGGTGCAGTTCTCGGCCGCGGTCGGTGACGAGCGGACGCTCTTCGAGCTGGCGTACGAGCTCGAGCAAGCCCATCCCTGGCGGGACCGTCGCCCGCCGATCTTCACACTTCCTTAA
- a CDS encoding response regulator transcription factor, with amino-acid sequence MPGDAGTIVVVEDDPNIADLVDLYLRRDGFRVIQATSGSAGLAAVDREQPRLVLLDVGLPGDIDGFEVCRRLQSKSRVPVLMLTARDSEMDRVVGLELGADDYVTKPFSPRELVARVRAILRRAEGAPPAKDVAQIGGVEVDRPRREARVDGSVVQLTAKEFDLLSYLTDSVGLVLTRRQLLDGVWGPGWYGDERTVDVHVRQLRKKLGDALPLTTVWGVGYRMG; translated from the coding sequence ATGCCGGGAGATGCGGGCACCATCGTGGTCGTAGAGGACGATCCCAACATCGCCGATCTTGTCGACCTCTACCTGCGCCGGGACGGTTTCAGGGTGATCCAGGCGACGTCTGGATCGGCGGGGCTTGCGGCGGTGGACAGAGAGCAACCGAGGCTCGTCCTGCTCGACGTCGGCCTACCCGGGGACATCGACGGGTTCGAAGTGTGCCGCCGCCTGCAGTCGAAGAGCCGGGTTCCCGTTCTGATGCTCACAGCCCGCGACAGTGAGATGGACCGCGTGGTCGGATTGGAGCTCGGCGCCGACGATTACGTGACCAAACCGTTCTCACCGCGTGAACTGGTGGCGAGGGTTCGCGCCATCCTTCGCAGGGCAGAGGGCGCCCCACCCGCCAAGGACGTCGCCCAGATTGGAGGCGTCGAAGTCGACCGGCCGCGCCGTGAAGCGCGGGTCGACGGGTCGGTGGTTCAGCTGACCGCAAAGGAGTTCGACCTGCTCTCCTATCTGACCGACAGCGTCGGGTTGGTGCTCACCCGGCGCCAGCTTCTCGACGGAGTATGGGGACCGGGCTGGTACGGCGACGAGCGGACCGTTGATGTCCACGTCCGCCAGCTTCGCAAGAAGCTCGGCGACGCGCTTCCGCTGACAACCGTGTGGGGCGTCGGATACAGGATGGGCTGA
- a CDS encoding HAMP domain-containing sensor histidine kinase yields MRRRLTLAIVAVVVGALAVAGVGSLLLAARAERAHFQQRLRSQAQVISSNLDTLVFGKTSANRKSVLAIVAEVSRLEGVAIAVVEPNGTITPMQPSAPLLGLFGRAEPLPSGLSSADLQPGRLRNGVTTSGSHGAFTWVAVPTSINTSALMPSGLTAERTAALEQRLASVAPSGRIPIAVIVTGKETGSPGANTWFALAAIAALAVAAVVAGVLARRITRPLQAVEQAAGRIAAGDLERRVDLDGREYPELASLASSINTMTDSLQDAKLRERQFFLSVSHDLRTPLTSIRGWAEAIADGAATDQEQAARVIGSEARRLERLVQDLLDLARLDSHAFSLHVSPVDIAAVVGDTAEGFRPMVEQAGLHLQLQMPDQVLEAIADPDRLAQVVANLVENAYKYASTSVHVTVSANEGSIVVAVEDDGPGIPQTEQGHVFERLYQSARSPARQAGSGLGLAIVKELTAAMGGTVVVGSSTAGRGSVLSVILHAARDAQPASYAPGGGL; encoded by the coding sequence GTGCGCCGGCGCCTGACCCTCGCCATCGTCGCGGTTGTTGTCGGAGCGCTAGCGGTCGCGGGCGTCGGGAGCCTGCTGCTCGCCGCCCGGGCGGAGCGGGCCCATTTCCAGCAACGGCTGCGGTCGCAGGCGCAGGTCATCTCCAGCAATCTCGACACCCTCGTGTTCGGCAAGACCAGCGCCAATCGAAAGAGCGTCCTGGCGATCGTCGCGGAAGTGTCGCGCCTCGAAGGCGTCGCGATCGCAGTGGTCGAACCGAACGGCACGATCACCCCGATGCAACCCTCGGCTCCGCTTCTGGGCCTGTTCGGACGTGCCGAACCGTTGCCGTCGGGGCTCAGCTCGGCCGACCTTCAACCGGGCCGCTTGCGAAACGGGGTGACCACGTCGGGTAGCCACGGGGCGTTCACTTGGGTCGCGGTGCCGACCTCGATCAACACTTCGGCGCTCATGCCGTCCGGGCTCACCGCTGAACGCACCGCCGCCCTGGAACAGCGTTTGGCAAGCGTCGCACCCAGCGGCAGGATTCCCATCGCTGTCATCGTCACTGGAAAAGAGACCGGAAGCCCCGGAGCGAACACGTGGTTCGCCTTGGCTGCCATCGCGGCATTGGCGGTCGCCGCGGTTGTCGCAGGTGTTCTTGCGAGGCGGATCACCCGGCCTCTGCAAGCGGTCGAGCAGGCAGCCGGTCGGATAGCCGCGGGAGATCTCGAACGGCGCGTCGACCTTGACGGTCGCGAGTACCCGGAGCTGGCCTCGCTTGCCTCGTCGATCAACACGATGACCGACAGCCTGCAGGACGCAAAGCTGCGCGAACGACAGTTCTTCCTGTCCGTCTCCCACGACCTTCGGACCCCGCTCACGTCGATACGCGGATGGGCTGAGGCGATCGCCGACGGGGCGGCGACCGATCAAGAGCAGGCAGCCCGGGTGATCGGATCCGAAGCGCGAAGACTCGAGCGGCTGGTCCAGGATCTTCTCGACCTAGCCAGGCTGGACTCGCACGCCTTTTCCTTGCATGTCTCTCCCGTGGATATCGCGGCGGTAGTGGGCGACACCGCCGAAGGGTTCCGGCCGATGGTGGAACAGGCCGGCTTGCACCTTCAGCTGCAAATGCCTGATCAGGTCCTCGAGGCCATCGCCGATCCCGACCGGCTCGCCCAGGTTGTGGCGAACCTGGTGGAAAACGCGTACAAGTACGCATCGACCAGCGTCCACGTCACCGTGTCGGCGAACGAAGGGTCGATCGTGGTGGCCGTCGAGGACGACGGCCCGGGCATACCGCAAACTGAGCAAGGCCACGTCTTCGAGCGGCTGTACCAGTCCGCGCGTTCGCCGGCGAGGCAAGCGGGATCGGGGCTCGGTCTTGCCATCGTTAAAGAGCTGACCGCCGCAATGGGGGGAACGGTCGTAGTCGGATCATCGACTGCGGGACGCGGAAGTGTCCTGTCGGTAATCCTGCACGCAGCCCGCGACGCGCAGCCGGCGTCTTACGCTCCAGGCGGAGGCCTGTAA
- a CDS encoding amidase family protein, which produces MTETNDSPALWTLRDQAAAIKARRISSRELLDEYLSRIERINPSLNAVVTLEPDAAKEAAACADEATAKGTGNLGSLHGLPTTIKDAIETAGIRSTGGARELINHVPARDAPAVKRLRDAGAIVFGKTNAPRWSGDVQTFNDVFGTTNNPWDHSRTPGGSSGGAAAAVSAGLTSFELGTDIGGSVRIPSNFCGVCGHKPSFGVIPQKGYLDRVGGGLIDADINVFGPIARSAGDLAELVDVMAGASGEDAKAWRLDLPAPRRADIREYRIGTWLDDPVGEVATEVGDVLSTAAEALAKVGANVSDSRPPIKLADAAALFSSLIAPAISVSTDKEIGDAISGTHRTWLDNHQARTQMRSVWEEWFREFDVLLCPVMPMAAFAHDQSGEIISRVVTINGRPRAHIDTLVWTGLVGVVYLPSTVVPVGFTPEGLPVGVQVVGPYLEDRTSLFVAGELETLTGGYRPPPGA; this is translated from the coding sequence ATGACAGAAACCAACGACTCGCCGGCGCTGTGGACTCTGAGGGACCAGGCCGCTGCCATCAAGGCGCGGCGTATCTCCAGTCGCGAGCTGCTCGACGAGTACCTGTCGAGGATCGAGAGAATCAACCCCTCCCTGAACGCGGTCGTGACACTCGAGCCAGACGCGGCGAAGGAAGCCGCCGCCTGCGCCGACGAAGCGACCGCAAAAGGCACCGGCAACCTCGGTTCGCTCCACGGCCTACCCACCACCATCAAGGACGCCATCGAGACCGCGGGCATCCGCTCGACCGGAGGCGCGCGTGAGCTGATCAACCATGTCCCGGCGCGCGATGCCCCGGCGGTCAAGCGCCTAAGGGACGCGGGGGCGATCGTGTTCGGCAAAACGAACGCGCCGCGGTGGTCAGGTGACGTTCAGACGTTCAACGACGTGTTCGGTACGACCAACAACCCGTGGGACCACTCCCGAACGCCGGGGGGTTCCTCCGGAGGAGCGGCGGCCGCGGTGTCGGCGGGGCTCACCTCGTTCGAGCTCGGCACGGACATAGGCGGATCGGTGCGCATCCCGTCCAACTTCTGCGGGGTGTGCGGCCACAAGCCGAGCTTCGGCGTGATCCCGCAGAAGGGCTACCTCGATCGGGTGGGCGGGGGCCTGATCGACGCGGACATAAACGTGTTCGGCCCGATCGCTCGCAGCGCCGGCGATCTGGCTGAGCTGGTCGACGTGATGGCCGGCGCATCCGGAGAGGACGCCAAGGCCTGGAGGCTGGATCTGCCCGCCCCCCGGCGCGCCGACATTCGCGAGTACCGGATCGGTACCTGGCTCGACGACCCGGTGGGAGAAGTGGCGACCGAGGTCGGCGACGTGCTCTCGACTGCGGCGGAGGCGTTGGCGAAGGTCGGCGCCAACGTGTCGGATTCCCGACCCCCGATCAAGCTTGCCGACGCGGCGGCCCTGTTCAGCTCTTTGATAGCGCCGGCGATATCGGTCAGCACCGACAAGGAGATCGGCGACGCGATCAGCGGGACTCACCGCACCTGGCTGGACAATCATCAAGCGCGCACGCAGATGCGATCGGTCTGGGAGGAGTGGTTCCGCGAGTTCGATGTTCTGCTCTGCCCGGTAATGCCGATGGCCGCGTTCGCCCACGACCAGTCCGGCGAGATCATCAGTCGCGTGGTGACCATCAACGGACGGCCCCGCGCCCACATAGACACGCTTGTGTGGACCGGGCTCGTCGGCGTCGTATACCTGCCGTCCACAGTGGTTCCGGTTGGGTTTACGCCCGAGGGCCTTCCGGTTGGCGTGCAGGTGGTCGGGCCCTATCTCGAGGACCGGACGTCGTTGTTCGTCGCAGGCGAGCTGGAGACGCTGACGGGCGGTTACAGGCCTCCGCCTGGAGCGTAA
- a CDS encoding VOC family protein, producing the protein MAHAPSPIESISAVTLLTVEMQRAVRFYRSIGFDLLYGGEHAEFTSFRAGSSYLNLQLDATRSNQNPIWGRIVFWVDDVDAMYKSVESTGVKPGSPPADAPWGERFFHVLDPDGHELSFARPLTRD; encoded by the coding sequence ATGGCTCACGCGCCAAGCCCGATCGAAAGCATCAGCGCTGTAACACTTCTGACGGTGGAGATGCAGAGGGCCGTCCGCTTCTACCGATCGATCGGGTTCGATCTCCTGTACGGCGGCGAGCACGCCGAGTTCACCAGCTTCCGAGCCGGGAGCAGCTACCTCAACCTCCAACTCGACGCGACTCGCTCCAATCAAAACCCGATCTGGGGACGGATCGTTTTCTGGGTTGACGATGTCGACGCGATGTACAAGAGCGTCGAGTCCACCGGCGTGAAGCCGGGGTCGCCCCCGGCAGACGCACCTTGGGGGGAACGCTTTTTCCATGTGCTCGACCCGGACGGCCACGAGCTCAGTTTCGCTCGGCCTCTGACTCGGGACTGA
- a CDS encoding DinB family protein — protein MSERTTSTERSDFIAALAKQRSFLRGTVEGLSDEQAQRRTTSSELCLAGIIKHVAAVEDSWVQFMLRGPGVMTFSPERMEAHAQTFQVMPGESLDVLLSRYDEVARRTAEVVAEVPSLDDTQPLPDAPWFPPGARWSARTVLAHILAETAQHSGHADIIRESLDGAKTMG, from the coding sequence ATGAGCGAAAGAACCACGTCAACGGAACGGTCCGACTTCATCGCAGCTCTGGCGAAGCAGAGATCCTTTCTCCGCGGGACAGTCGAGGGCCTCTCTGATGAGCAAGCGCAACGGCGAACCACCTCGAGCGAGCTGTGTCTCGCCGGGATCATCAAGCACGTGGCGGCTGTAGAGGACTCGTGGGTGCAGTTCATGCTCCGGGGACCCGGAGTGATGACCTTCAGCCCCGAGAGGATGGAGGCACACGCTCAGACCTTTCAAGTGATGCCGGGCGAATCCCTCGACGTTCTTCTATCCCGCTACGACGAGGTAGCGAGGCGTACCGCAGAAGTGGTTGCCGAGGTGCCGTCGTTGGACGATACCCAGCCTCTGCCCGATGCTCCGTGGTTCCCGCCGGGCGCGCGCTGGTCGGCCCGTACGGTGCTCGCTCACATTCTCGCGGAGACCGCGCAGCATTCGGGCCACGCCGACATCATCAGAGAGTCGCTCGACGGCGCCAAGACCATGGGCTAA
- a CDS encoding class I SAM-dependent methyltransferase, with amino-acid sequence MSGLPRAEAEAWLESWDRQQERYLPDREERFGYLTALVCVAPPDRALRVLDLACGPGSLTKRILAVRADAEIVAVDLDPALLAIYRSLNPEVLVVEADLRRSGWSEAAGGEFDAVVTATALHWLSGPEVRRLYAELFRKLRSGGVFLNADHAPLDGSPDLARRCADVLNGEIDALPGERHDWESWWSRMHEDLVLGPLVAERNRRFADRGDEFAPPEDWHLSALADAGFAECAVVWRRGRDAIIAAVR; translated from the coding sequence GTGAGCGGCCTTCCCAGAGCCGAAGCCGAGGCTTGGCTGGAATCGTGGGATCGGCAGCAGGAGCGTTATCTCCCCGATCGGGAGGAACGGTTCGGGTATTTGACCGCCCTGGTCTGCGTTGCCCCGCCGGATCGGGCGCTTCGTGTCTTGGATCTCGCCTGCGGTCCCGGTTCCCTGACCAAAAGGATCCTCGCGGTCCGGGCCGACGCCGAGATCGTCGCAGTTGATCTTGACCCGGCACTTTTGGCCATCTACCGGTCGCTCAATCCCGAGGTACTCGTGGTCGAGGCCGACCTGCGTCGCAGCGGATGGTCCGAGGCCGCCGGCGGCGAGTTCGACGCTGTCGTAACGGCTACTGCCTTGCACTGGCTGAGCGGCCCCGAAGTCCGCCGGCTGTACGCCGAACTGTTCCGGAAGCTGCGGTCTGGAGGGGTGTTCCTCAATGCTGATCACGCGCCGCTCGACGGGAGCCCGGACCTGGCCCGCAGGTGCGCCGATGTGTTGAACGGGGAGATAGATGCGCTTCCAGGCGAACGACATGATTGGGAAAGCTGGTGGTCCCGGATGCACGAGGACTTAGTGCTCGGTCCACTGGTCGCCGAACGCAATCGCCGGTTCGCCGATCGGGGTGACGAGTTCGCCCCGCCTGAAGATTGGCATCTGTCGGCGCTCGCGGATGCTGGTTTTGCGGAGTGTGCTGTTGTGTGGCGGCGGGGACGCGACGCCATCATCGCCGCCGTCAGATAG